Below is a genomic region from Henckelia pumila isolate YLH828 chromosome 3, ASM3356847v2, whole genome shotgun sequence.
tatataaaaattatttattcgtTTTTAAAACCCATTaaagatataaaatataaaaaataaattaattgagaaaaaaaataaaattttggacGCAGGAGATTGCTTCATGAAGCTACAGTGCAGTGTCAGCCTCAGTCCAAGTTCATCAAAAGTTGATTTATCACCAAATACATGAAAATCAAACACTTCATACCCATACATACAAGGAAAGCAAACTAAACAATACGTAGGCATAATTCTTCATTTACAGATATCAGCCATTCTACCCTTTTCCGAACATGGAAAACAATGCACTCTATGCAACCCAAAATGTCTCCATTCCTCGACTCCGGAACCAAAATCCACTCAATTTACATTCAACAATGAACTAATTGTGAAGGTAGCCAAGTGCTAGCTTGTTGGAGACAGTTGAAATAGCTTCTCAGCTTGATCCGGGAAGAAAGTAATGAACAGAAATGCACCTGGGACGTGATCCACATAAGACGAGTTAAAAAAATTGAGGAACAATACTCAAGAAAACTTGAACTTGGTCCTTTTGAACTTACAGACAAGTACAGTCCCTAGTACGGCAGAAATTTTGCCTTGTATGGTGACTAAACCGGCCTTTCCTGCATCTTTAAGCTCCGTCGAACCAACAGAATCAAATGTCCCTATCATAGTATAATCTTTTGTTATTCAATACTGCTTAAATACATTACCAAGATTTTTGAATAAGCAGAAATGCACCTGTTGTCACAGATTGAAGGCCTGATGTTATACATGCTATATTCTGATATCCAGCTTCCTCTAATTTGTAGGTGGCAGAGGCAGACCTTAAATGGATGTAGAAAAAAATTTAGCTTTGATTCTGTTAAAGTTTCTGGACATACAAAGACCAGGGATAGATCACAAATCAAGCCGTATCAAAGaagtataaattataatattaatattatcgaTAATAGCGGGTTCCAAATTGTATCTTGGATCTCAAACTAGTTTCTTGATAGAGCAAAATTAATCACTATTACACATAAACAAGAACAAAGCAAAAAGCTTTTCGAGTTACCAGAATAGCAACAAAATTATTCTAGTGATAACAAAACTAGTTTTTGTATTTCTAATATGTTTCATTAATTCCACAGATAGAGCTGTATTTATCCACAAGTTGAAAGGATTCGACAACAAGAACCCGAAGCTGCATTCTCGTTTGAACAAGATGTTGAAATATTGCCCACATCGATAGGATAGAGTTCCTGGGAGCCCTTTATATAAACAAGGGCAACtctcacctcttgagctagcttttgaggtgagttaggtccaagtcaatttttaacatggtatcagagctcgggttccaccgttatgtgttggacgACCCATAGTGGTCACCCGTTAATATCTCCACGCTACAATCGTTTCATTCCTGGGCGTGAGAGGAATGTGTTGGGTGTCTTAGTTTGTGTTCCACATCGGTTGACTAAATAACATGAGagcccttaatatagacaagggcaaccctcacctcttgagctcaaggtgagttaggtccaagtcaatttttaacatggtatcagagcccaaACCCTCCGTGTGTGTTGGACCGCCCATAATTGGACTGCCTATAGTTAGGCCACCCGATAATATTGTCTCACAGGATAGATTTCACAAGATGTCTCTATCAGAAGCCAATTAGAACTGCCTTAACCGGCAGCAGATCAGAATTGTCTCAGCCGGAAGTTATCTCGATCAGAAGTGAAATAGAGTTCGTCTCAACGTGAAACAGAATAAATAGACCAGTGTTGACTAGCATAGCTTTCAACCAGCTGAGACAACATCAGGAAAAAAAAACAGCAAAAAATTATTCGGAAAACGAAAACTTCCGGTATAAGACAAGTTTTTCGATGAGATAAAATAACTTGTATCTACTAGTTTCCTTTGGTCTTACTCTATCAACCAGTTTCCTGATGCAGCTATACATAAGAACAaattaagtataaaaaaaaacatggagaattgcaaaatatcatcaaaaccaAGAAGTGATGGTGGAAACAGAAGAGAGACAAGCCAAAAAAGTTAAAAGACATTCATTTCATAGTCAACTGAAGAGTAGTCACTCACCAACATGTTAGAGAGATTATTGTCATAAATCATCGGGACGATATCTTTGCATATAACATTAACAATATAAGCATAGGCAATCCTTATGCATGGTCAATTAAGCTTTATCATAATACCAGAGTGTGGTGATTTGTATGCGTAGTTCCAATAGTGCGGGCTCTATGAATGTGATAACAGAGAGCAGTTGGCTGTTTGTACTAGTGATTTGAGTGTTTTAATTCTAATCCTAGAATTGTGGTGAAGGCTTCAGAGATCCGCGTAAATCCAGAATCATCAGAGCATTTTTTTGGTGATAGAGAGTTTCCACATTTTACTTTTTTGAGACAACTTCAATTTGTTCTAACTTTATACTGGTAGAGATGCATTTTCTCCTTCCATCACTCAACGCTTTTAAAACTTACAAAACATTTTTCTTGTATTGTTTAACAGCTTCGGCTCTAGCAGTCACAAGAGTTGACAAAACATACACTACTGCAAGTTTTTGATACAGGATGGCCTCTCACGACACTTTCTACACgaattaaacattaaaatattgaacaaataaaaaatgcgaccaaagatttgaaaaattaaacataaCCTTTTGTTCAAACTTCATTCCAACATGTGTGTCTCACACAACAAAGGATGCAATCAGCAACTTCAATTACAAGTCAAATACAAATAATgcttaaaaaaaagtgattatgGACTTTTCTTCACAAAGTTTAAGCACTTTTTTTAAGCATCTGCAAACACTACCTTTATTAGGGTACTCCTCGGCACAGTTGAGGAGGTGAATAACAAATAATTGTTCTTTGTTAATCTTGTTTCATACTTTCAGAAAATTAACAGCAAAAAGAAGCTATAAACGAATTAAGAAACTGACCTGAGACCCTCTTGACAAACAAGTAACAGCTTGCTTTCGGGTGAAAACTGGTTCCTAACAGATTGCACAAAGTCAGGGTTAGGTTTGGTGAACGGCAGGCCAAAGAATAAACCAGCGAAATTGTTGTGTACTGTCCTCTTTATTATTGTTCCTGTATGATAAACTTCTGAGTAAATTGCGAAATCAAAAGTCATGAAAAACATGAGATGATATTGAATAGCTATGAAGGCAAACCTAAGTCATTGTCTTGGTTTTCAATGAATAGTGGGACGTGATAGCAGTCTTTTATATGAGCTCTCTCGAACTGAAATCTATCACGAACATCCAAAACTGTATATCCCTCAACTGCAATAAGTTTCTTTGCTTCTTCAGAATTCACAAAATTCACTTCTGCTTTGATTACCAAGTTTCTTCTAAGCAATCGGCTCCCTTTCAGCGCCTGTACTTGATGAGTCCCCAATACTGACCAAGACGTTACCAAATTGCTGAAACCACATTCATATTATCTTAATCCCCCTAAAATTCAAACACTATTCTTGGTAGTTTTTGTAAACAAATATCTCCAAAAGGCTGAAGATTTTAAGAGAAAGTTAATCTAATAATGTGTTTGACATTTGCATCCAGAATTGTTTCCAACGAaaaattgtctgtttcatctgtAACTCCTATAAGAAAGTCGGCTCATAGGGACGTTGGAGGCTTTTTACACAGTCCGCTCCGCAATACATCAAATGACAAAGATTTCAAGACTCCATGTAGACGCAACACTATCTCACATATGAGATCTCAGTCGCAATCAGACTAGGAAGATTATAAAGTTTCGACAACAGGACATAAACAAATGACAAACAAGATGTTCCATTCAATTGATTTTTTGTCAAAGATAACAGCAGAAAGACTAATGAGtaacaaaaacataagacaCCATTCAAGAACGAAATGAAGATCTACAGTTCTTCTTATAAGCGTAATCTTGAACCAATACCATCAAAAAATCAAAAGTGTGCCCATATTAAGACAATCACTAGATGCTTCGTCCCAAATGCACACTAATAGTGAAAAAAAGAATTTCAAGCACAGCAAACTCCAGATGACAAATATTCTgaattttcaagaaaaaaacGAACACCAACTAAAAACATCCCGGGAAAAAAATCTCATCTTGAATGAACATAAACAATTCACATCTAAGTTAGATGCAAGAAATTGCATAACAAGAATGACAGTACCTCCGAGCGGAGAGTGTGGTGGAGCAAGTGCAAGGGATTCCTGTCATTTCTCAGAGAGTCGTCCAGGCCTCTCACCGCTCTTCCCCTTTGTATCTTTACAGATTGTGACTGTTATTGCTGCTTGCCACCGAGGATCCATTGAAATTTAAGCAGTCATTGGGTTTCTGCCACGTGTCACGTCGAATGAAATGGATTGGATAACCAGCAGTCACCCAACATTTTACTGAGAAAAATCTCTATAATTTGGTCTATTTTCGCTTTTCCATCTTGCAAATAGTTGAAATTTAGTCAATTTGGTCTTTCTTTACATTTTTTTCAAAGGAGTATTAACATTTTGTTAGCTATATCACCGTTACGCGACATTATAACATTCAATAAATTATaaccaaatatattttttttcaaaaactctTATGAGATTCTTGATATAGATCATTTATATCATTatgttcataaaaaaatatgactCTTTATGTCAAACacattatttttcaatttttattttagataTGAGTTTGAAGTTGACCTGTCTCGCGGATATAGATAAGTTAAACTCGTAATaagttttataaataaaattaggtaATATTTGGAAAaagcacttctcaactttttatttacaaatttttttaaaatttaaaaatttggtGAAGAAAAAACTGAAAAGTGTTTCGTATAAGCTCTTCCAAACacaattttaattgtttttattttgtgaCTTCGTGTATCGAAcaaatacttaaatattatatgtttttattCAATAATATTTTAGAGCAAATAATGTTtgtgaaaatatattttgaaaaataataattataaataaagagTATTATTTTTGAAAGTATAATTCTAGTCGTCTTGGTCCAACGGTTGCTGCAGCTGGAACACGAACACAATCTAATGGCGGGAGAAGAAGAGGATGATTACATGGGGGACGTTTCACAGTTTCTACCGCCAGAAATTTCTAATTCTTCCTCAAATCAGGTGTTTTTCGAGCTTTGTACATGTTGTTCGATCAATTTATGCGTTTCTGTATTCGAGTTGTTAATTCTCCGTAAccctaatttttaaaattatccgAGTTGCAGATTCTTGATAATCATTtacttgttttgatttttggcccTATTTACAATTCTAGAGTATATGTTCTTAAAGATGATTTCTTTGTTAAAGAAAAAGTAAAGGGCTTTGTTATCTACTTTGCGCAATCCTAGGTGGTTAATTTATTTGAGTTGCTGAATTTGGTAATTCGTCCCTTTTTTGATGAACTTTAGCATATGTTCTGTAGGGATGTAGCTTAAATTCATCGAATAAGAAATGGAAAGGCCAAAATTGGCAGGAACAGAGAAAACCGAAACGGGGGAGGACGCAAATAGACGAGGATCGACAAACAATGGAAAACTTAGCTTCAGCTATTCCAGAATCCAACATCGGGTACAAACTGTTGAAGCAAATGGGCTACACTCCTGGTTCGGCGTTGGGAAAGGAAGGTAGTGGTAGAGCTGAACCTGTGGGGCTGGAGATAAGAAGGGGGCGCGCCGGAATTGGCAAAGAGGATCCAAAGGTAGAAAAGATGAAGAGAGAAAAACAGATTGCCGAGACTAGAAAGAGAaaagaggaggaattgattgtAGATTTTGGGAGTCGCCAGAAGGAACGGTGGAAGGGAAGGAGGATTATTGTGAATTATCGCAAGGCAGAGGATGCGCTAGCACAGCTGGAAAACAGGGATGTTGAAGTCGAGAAGAAGGGAGATGAGGATGGGGAAAATGAGGAGGAAGAGGAAGAAGATATTACGGAAGAGGTACTTTCTTTGTATTCTTTTATTTGCAATTGTGCCTCAGTCAGTTGAAATGTAATACTTTGTAGAGTAATCTAATGGATTAAATGTATAATTATGACGGATGCAATTTTTTCTCAAACTGCTTCTGTGTGAGAGGAAATATTTTGTTACACATGCACGTAATTCAGGAATTCTAGAGCAAGGAGTGTGCTTTTCTTGAATCGCATCCAAAATGTTGGCACTTGGCAGTTCAGAATGTAATATATCATGGTAATGACTTGGGTCTAATTATCTACTGTTCCTTTTGATACAGGATTTGACAAATGTATTACTGAAGCTAAGAAACGAGTTTCATTACTGCCTCTTTTGTGGATGTCAGGTATGGCATCTTCCTGTGTGTATGAGAATGGAAAGGTATAAAACGGTTGATCTTTTGGTGTCATTTCTCATTTGTTCATCTTATAATATTCAGTATGAGACAATGGAGGCACTTTTATCTGACTGCCCTGGGATTAATGAAGATGATCACTAGATGGAGAGTTGTCTAGATGTTCAAAATTTTGGTCATAATGCTGAAGAGCGGAATCTGACAGTGAGCTGTCGATCTAGCGAGAATACTGCCGTTGCAACTTTTGTGTTATGATTGGAGTGATCCTAGGAATTCCGGTATGTCTTGCCACCATTTGATTCTCAAGCAGACGGCAACACATTATATGTAAAAACAGTTGATTTGCCAATGTAATTTCGAAAAGTTCGTTTCCTCCTCTTGTCATTCGTTTTAAATTCTTGCTGATTCTTGGATCTGAGAAAAGAGGATAGTCACTCATATATGTAAATCACATTGATGTTTGGTTACCACGAAGGTAGTTGATATCCTGGATCACCACTTTtgcattgtatatatatatattattattattattattagaattTATATAACATGTACTTGAATGGTAAAGACATACAAACTTGTGAATGTGAGCTGAACACAGAAGAATCACGAATTCCAAATACAAGATTGTGGAAATTAACATGGTCTATGTGAGGAGCAAAGAATAAAGATAGCCTTCTCCATTAATGAAAAATCTTGTATCTGAAAGATAGTCTCAAAGCAATACAAGAAACATGAACTATCAATGAAATCTTCACTTGCACTCAACGCCAACTTCAGCAGCCCGCCTTGGTGTACTCTTCCTTCTGCTCCCGGTTTGTCTGAACCCAACTGACGTCTTGATCAAGACGGTAGCATTAGTCTTGGTCACGACACCATTCTCCTCTTTCACTGAATCTGCATCTTCCTTCGATGAAGCCCTCTTTCTCTTCCTTCCATCATCCATACAAGTTTGATTCTTGCTACTTTCACTAGATACCCAACTTTTCATGTCCTCGCGGCCTCCGTCTTCTTCATTTACCATCTGATACTCATTTTCATTCTCGATATCATCCTTCAATGGCTTTTGTGGCCTTCCTACTCTTCTCTTGACAGGTAAGTTCTCTTCCCCACTGTTTGGAGTATCATCAAGAGCAGCAATCACCGACTGTTTCTTCCCTTTGCCTCTACCTCTACCCATTTTTCAACTCAGCTCTTTGaatcaaacaaaataaatctgcgACACAGGACAAAACCATATAAAATTCTAAGAAATTTCCTTCTTCAACCACATGATAGATTTCACTAAGTCCACTGGAAATAAACCAAGAAAAGTGAATTTGAACAATAACCCAGAAAGTCCAACAGCACAAACAAAAGTTTATCCTATTTATATCGTAACAAAGTAAAATCGAGGCTCATCTACTCCACCCATAAAAAGAAATTACAAGTTACAACCACCTAATAACCTAAAAGAGAAAACCAAATTAAACAGGCATTCATTAACTTACCATACATAAAGCACAACCTTACTTGCACAAAACACTTGGTAAACCAAAAGGAAACCAAAAAAGTTGAAGATTTTAAGTCAATATAACTCATCATAAACCCACAAAACTGCATCAAATTTTCATTAACTAAGATGTTCAAAAAGttgcaaataaataaaaaagaaaaagaaaaacgcACACCAAAATGAACATGACCTCAGAAGAAACAGTTGTGAAATGCATTCTTATTGAAAGTTGCTATATCAAGAATATTGCAAGGCCAATCAAGaatctaataaaaaaaaatccaataaCCTGATGAAGTTTCTACTTGCATGAACAGTCACGATTGTAAAGGAGgtttaaaaaaaagaacaaaaccCAGATCGGAGATTGGAGCAAACAAGATTTGGAAAGATTCAAaaagatttatttttttatttttcccatTGGAATGTTGAAGAAAACTAACTACAAGCCAATGAGGTGGGGAGGCAAAGACTGCAAATTTGTGAGAAAGAAATGAAGAGTGAAAGTAATGCGTGAGGTTAAGTGGTGAAaggataatttatttatttccaaGGGCATTT
It encodes:
- the LOC140892854 gene encoding uncharacterized protein, with protein sequence MGRGRGKGKKQSVIAALDDTPNSGEENLPVKRRVGRPQKPLKDDIENENEYQMVNEEDGGREDMKSWVSSESSKNQTCMDDGRKRKRASSKEDADSVKEENGVVTKTNATVLIKTSVGFRQTGSRRKSTPRRAAEVGVECK
- the LOC140886906 gene encoding uncharacterized protein translates to MAGEEEDDYMGDVSQFLPPEISNSSSNQGCSLNSSNKKWKGQNWQEQRKPKRGRTQIDEDRQTMENLASAIPESNIGYKLLKQMGYTPGSALGKEGSGRAEPVGLEIRRGRAGIGKEDPKVEKMKREKQIAETRKRKEEELIVDFGSRQKERWKGRRIIVNYRKAEDALAQLENRDVEVEKKGDEDGENEEEEEEDITEEDLTNVLLKLRNEFHYCLFCGCQYETMEALLSDCPGINEDDH
- the LOC140886908 gene encoding rhodanese-like domain-containing protein 9, chloroplastic: MTGIPCTCSTTLSARSNLVTSWSVLGTHQVQALKGSRLLRRNLVIKAEVNFVNSEEAKKLIAVEGYTVLDVRDRFQFERAHIKDCYHVPLFIENQDNDLGTIIKRTVHNNFAGLFFGLPFTKPNPDFVQSVRNQFSPESKLLLVCQEGLRSASATYKLEEAGYQNIACITSGLQSVTTGTFDSVGSTELKDAGKAGLVTIQGKISAVLGTVLVCAFLFITFFPDQAEKLFQLSPTS